In the Paroedura picta isolate Pp20150507F chromosome 15, Ppicta_v3.0, whole genome shotgun sequence genome, one interval contains:
- the CDA gene encoding cytidine deaminase produces MAQKQQHGSPQDTHPAGIRPDQIQLLLDAGREAKKFAYCPYSNFPVGAALLTWDGKIFSGCNVENACYPLGVCAERTAIQKAVSEGYTKFRAMVITSNMQEAYITPCGACRQVLREFGKHWDLYLTKADGKYIVKTLEELLPHSFGPEDLKMP; encoded by the exons ATGGCTCAAAAGCAACAACACGGTTCCCCTCAGGACACTCATCCCGCTGGCATTCGGCCTGATCAGATTCAACTCCTTTTGGACGCGGGCAGAGAAGCGAAAAAGTTTGCATACTGCCCTTATAGCAACTTCCCAGTGGGGGCTGCGCTCCTGACATGGGATGGCAAGATTTTCTCCG GTTGCAATGTTGAAAACGCGTGCTACCCCCTGGGCGTATGCGCCGAGCGGACGGCCATCCAGAAGGCAGTATCAGAAGGATATACAAAATTTCGAGCCATGGTTATTACGAG CAATATGCAAGAAGCCTACATCACACCTTGTGGCGCTTGTAGGCAAGTGCTGAGAGAG TTTGGCAAGCACTGGGACCTCTATTTGACCAAGGCAGATGGGAAGTATATAGTGAAGACTTTAGAAGAACTTCTACCTCATTCTTTTGGACCAGAAGATCTGAAAATGCCCTGA